A genomic region of Gadus macrocephalus chromosome 5, ASM3116895v1 contains the following coding sequences:
- the rnf144aa gene encoding probable E3 ubiquitin-protein ligase RNF144A-A isoform X2, whose product MTTARYRPSWELALDPLVSCKLCLGEFPLESMTTITQCQCVFCTLCLKQYVELLIKEGLETAISCPDSACPKRGQLQETEIECMVATEMMQRYKKLQFEREVLLDPCRTWCPSSTCQAVCQLTEAATPPLPQLVQCAVCALEFCSACKAPWHPGVACPESSLPTAAFLPGENSSFYKNEEDDAPIKRCPKCKVYIERDEGCAQMMCKNCKHAFCWYCLESLDDDFLLIHYDKGPCRNKLGHSRASVIWHRTQVVGIFAGFGLLLLVASPFLLLATPIILCCKCKCSKAFKRFVF is encoded by the exons ATGACGACAGCCCGGTACAGGCCCAGCTGGGAGCTGGCGCTGGACCCCCTGGTCTCCTGTAAGCTGTGCCTGGGAGAGTTCCCCCTAGAGTCCATGACCACCATCACCCAGTGCCAATGTGTCTTCTGCACTCTG TGCCTGAAGCAGTACGTTGAACTTCTCATTAAAGAGGGCCTTGAAACCGCCATTAGCTGCCCTGACTCTGCCTGTCCCAAAAGAGGCCAATTACAGGAAACAGAG ATTGAGTGCATGGTGGCCACAGAGATGATGCAGAGGTACAAGAAGCTGCAGTTTGAACGAG aggtgcTGCTAGACCCATGCCGGACGTGgtgcccctcctccacctgccagGCGGTGTGCCAGCTGACGGAGGCGGCCacgccccccctgccccagctGGTGCAGTGTGCCGTGTGCGCCCTGGAGTTCTGCTCTGCCTGCAAGGCGCCCTGGCACCCGGGCGTGGCCTGCCCGGAGAGCAGCCTGCCCACCGCCGCCTTCCTGCCCGGGGAGAACAG CTCCTTCTATAAGAACGAGGAGGACGACGCCCCAATCAAGCGCTGTCCCAAGTGCAAGGTGTACATCGAGAGGGACGAGGGCTGCGCGCAGATGATGTGCAAGAACTGCAAGCACGCCTTCTGCTGGTACTGCCTGGAGTCCCTGGAC GACGACTTCCTCCTTATCCACTACGACAAAGGGCCGTGTCGAAACAAACTGGGACACTCCAGGGCCTCGGTTATCTGGCACAGAACTCAG GTGGTCGGGATCTTTGCAGGGTTCGGCCTGCTCCTGCTGGTCGCctcccccttcctgctcctggcCACGCCCATCATCCTCTGCTGCAAGTGCAAGTGCAGCAAAG CTTTCAAGCGCTTCGTTTTTTAA
- the rnf144aa gene encoding probable E3 ubiquitin-protein ligase RNF144A-A isoform X1 produces MTTARYRPSWELALDPLVSCKLCLGEFPLESMTTITQCQCVFCTLCLKQYVELLIKEGLETAISCPDSACPKRGQLQETEIECMVATEMMQRYKKLQFEREVLLDPCRTWCPSSTCQAVCQLTEAATPPLPQLVQCAVCALEFCSACKAPWHPGVACPESSLPTAAFLPGENSSFYKNEEDDAPIKRCPKCKVYIERDEGCAQMMCKNCKHAFCWYCLESLDDDFLLIHYDKGPCRNKLGHSRASVIWHRTQVVGIFAGFGLLLLVASPFLLLATPIILCCKCKCSKGDDDPLPT; encoded by the exons ATGACGACAGCCCGGTACAGGCCCAGCTGGGAGCTGGCGCTGGACCCCCTGGTCTCCTGTAAGCTGTGCCTGGGAGAGTTCCCCCTAGAGTCCATGACCACCATCACCCAGTGCCAATGTGTCTTCTGCACTCTG TGCCTGAAGCAGTACGTTGAACTTCTCATTAAAGAGGGCCTTGAAACCGCCATTAGCTGCCCTGACTCTGCCTGTCCCAAAAGAGGCCAATTACAGGAAACAGAG ATTGAGTGCATGGTGGCCACAGAGATGATGCAGAGGTACAAGAAGCTGCAGTTTGAACGAG aggtgcTGCTAGACCCATGCCGGACGTGgtgcccctcctccacctgccagGCGGTGTGCCAGCTGACGGAGGCGGCCacgccccccctgccccagctGGTGCAGTGTGCCGTGTGCGCCCTGGAGTTCTGCTCTGCCTGCAAGGCGCCCTGGCACCCGGGCGTGGCCTGCCCGGAGAGCAGCCTGCCCACCGCCGCCTTCCTGCCCGGGGAGAACAG CTCCTTCTATAAGAACGAGGAGGACGACGCCCCAATCAAGCGCTGTCCCAAGTGCAAGGTGTACATCGAGAGGGACGAGGGCTGCGCGCAGATGATGTGCAAGAACTGCAAGCACGCCTTCTGCTGGTACTGCCTGGAGTCCCTGGAC GACGACTTCCTCCTTATCCACTACGACAAAGGGCCGTGTCGAAACAAACTGGGACACTCCAGGGCCTCGGTTATCTGGCACAGAACTCAG GTGGTCGGGATCTTTGCAGGGTTCGGCCTGCTCCTGCTGGTCGCctcccccttcctgctcctggcCACGCCCATCATCCTCTGCTGCAAGTGCAAGTGCAGCAAAGGTGACGACGACCCCCTCCCCACCTAG